In Parasteatoda tepidariorum isolate YZ-2023 chromosome 2, CAS_Ptep_4.0, whole genome shotgun sequence, one DNA window encodes the following:
- the LOC107439723 gene encoding general transcription factor II-I repeat domain-containing protein 2A-like: MCSLHSTTKGRDIFEAVMKAVNSVGGFEKCSVLATDGAKAMVRPKIGLIGCLRENEMKCPALHCIIHQHALCGKSVKQTETLKKVVKVINMIRGGNRALMHRQFRNFLEEIEAEYGDLLMYNQVRWLSAGNCLKRFFELRKEIPLFLHQFFPSENLEQELLSMDFSRHLAFLTDITGHLNDVNLKLQGRGQLVSDLMAHINGFRSKLKIFHATLGKNNLSHFASCSRLASECEEVLDFSEYCPELQTIIDEFNTRFSDFESIKNDVALFNNPVTAGIEEQPANLQLELCDLQADPFFQTRTERGPHFFKLLPTERFPNLSDLGLKITSMFGSTYLYESAFSAMKFIKNRHRSSLSDSSLLDSLRLATTNIDVDIPALVKKADRPQFSH; the protein is encoded by the coding sequence ATGTGTTCTCTTCACTCCACAACAAAGGGTAGGGACATATTTGAAGCAGTGATGAAAGCGGTCAACAGTGTCGGAGGTTTTGAGAAGTGTTCCGTCCTAGCTACAGACGGTGCAAAGGCAATGGTAAGACCAAAGATAGGATTGATTGGATGTTTGagagaaaatgaaatgaaatgccCTGCACTTCATTGCATCATTCACCAGCATGCTTTATGTGGGAAATCGGTGAAGCAAACTGAAACCCTCAAAAAAGTTGTGAAAGTCATCAACATGATCAGAGGTGGCAACAGGGCTCTTATGCATCGGCAGTTTCGTAACTTTTTGGAAGAAATTGAAGCAGAATACGGAGACCTGCTTATGTACAATCAAGTTAGGTGGCTTAGTGCCGGAAACTGCCTCAAGAGATTTTTCGAGTTGAGAAAAGAAATCCCTCTTTTCCTTCACCAGTTTTTTCCATCAGAAAACCTTGAACAAGAACTTTTGAGCATGGATTTTTCACGTCACCTGGCATTTCTAACTGATATTACTGGCCACCTCAACGATGTGAACTTAAAACTGCAAGGAAGAGGCCAACTGGTGTCTGATCTAATGGCACACATTAATGGGTTTAGAAGCAAGCTGAAAATTTTCCATGCAACTTtgggaaaaaataacttatctcACTTCGCCAGCTGCAGTCGTTTGGCATCCGAGTGTGAGGAAGTGCTGGATTTTTCTGAATATTGCCCTGAGTTGCAAACAATTATTGATGAATTCAACACGAGATTTTCTGATTTTGAGAGCATCAAAAACGACGTGGCTCTGTTTAATAATCCAGTCACAGCAGGCATTGAAGAACAACCGGCCAACCTACAATTAGAGCTCTGTGATCTTCAAGCTGACCCGTTCTTTCAAACAAGAACCGAAAGGGGGCCCCATTTCTTCAAGTTGCTTCCAACTGAACGGTTTCCAAATCTGAGTGACTTAGGACTGAAAATAACTTCCATGTTTGGGAGCACATATTTATACGAAAGTGCTTTTTCGGCGATGAAGTTTATCAAGAATCGTCACAGGAGCTCTCTTTCCGACAGTTCATTGTTAGACTCTCTTCGGCTGGCAACGACAAACATCGATGTTGATATTCCTGCCCTTGTAAAGAAGGCTGATCGGCCTCAGTTTTCgcattaa